TGATGAGCTGGGTGCAGGCGGAGCACTCCATGGGACGCATCTCGGTCTGGATGTCGCCCGAGATTCCGCTCACATTTCAGTTCGCGGGCAGTCGTCGGCCCACGCTGAACGAGCACTGGGTGCGGGTCATGGAGCACATGTCGAACACGCCGCGCGGCATGGTCGTCCTC
The genomic region above belongs to Leucobacter muris and contains:
- a CDS encoding DUF7882 family protein, whose translation is MGLLIYGEWQRYEFDDRQLAHVKAAVQHKLRMHECFLMSWVQAEHSMGRISVWMSPEIPLTFQFAGSRRPTLNEHWVRVMEHMSNTPRGMVVLSEEEAMQVMRAPGTASAWA